TAATAGAATTGTCGTCGTAGTGGCCGTCTTCAGGTGGTGGATTTCAGCTAGCTATGCTCAATTATGGGTATGGAGGGATGCCAGGTGGTGGGTTGGTGTTCATCATAGCTATTAACTTTAACCATAACCAATATTAGAATATCAGCTGATCATGTTATCTATATATTCGGGTCAACTAATCAacaagttttaattatttagcgATAAACAAAATGTGCTCCTAATTATTGGAGGTGAGAAATTCTGAAATTACTCGTGACTTTATAATTAAAGTTTATCCGGCCGCGTATACATGATCATGATACGTATCACACAATGAAAGCACGATCCATCACGAATTATTAAACCATAGAATACTGAAATAAGATGttaaattatcaattttaacCATAATTACTTCTTTGGTGGCCACAGCATCTCCCCCAAATAGTGTCGCGATTGTGATACCCCCACCGCACCCTTTACTTTTTTAGTGCATGCTTCGATCGATCGATATTTTTCTGTCACACAAATATCATCTGGCATGGGGCCTTGATCAGTAGCCTATATATATCAGCTTTGCGAGCCCGCAACTCGATCCTTCATTACTCCTCAAACATCTTCTAGCTAGCAAAAAAGCTGCAGGTATGCATGTAATTACCATAGCTAGTTCCGTTCTAATTAAGTTCATGATCATAATTATTTAGTTTTGTCTAACAATAATGATCTTATTAGCACATGCATGCATCTGCTTAATTCTTTTTCAGGCGGGTTTGAAAGACAGATTGATCGATCATGAAGACCAGCTTACTGATCGTTCTCTTTGTTGCATTCGTCATGATCTTAGCAACTCTGCAAGAAGCCAGTGCAGAAAGCAGGATCCCATTGGTGGATAAAAAGCGTACTTCGAAGCCCAACCCTCAGTTCCTAACAAATCGAAAGGCCGGTAAGGCTGGTGCTAGTGCCCCGAAATTACCGCAAGCTGCCTTCAAGGAAGGCGCGGCAAGCATGGAAACTAAGGCAGTCGTGGACAGTACTACTGATGATGAAGACGCGGATGAACCAAACACAGCCAGGCATTCAGTTCCATCAACTGGCCAGAGTCACCATCTCTTTCTTTGTGATACTAAAAGAAACTGCTGAAGTACTAGATCATACTGATCAGTACTCTTTTAAGGCCGGCAGACcaagaagcatatatatatatatactaaatacAGTACCGAATATGGTGGTGTAGTACTATATATGGCTTGCAATAAAGTGAAACCAAACAAGGTAGTAGCCAAATTaagcatatatgtatatatgcatggcatgcaAATGTTTAATTATTAGTTTCACCAAGAAGCATTAAGTATGCATCATGTATATCCGTTTTGTGCGACAGGCTCGATCTGGCTTGTACACAGACTAAATATGTTGTGAATTATAgctgttttcaaaataaaaggagTCAAagggccatgcatgcatgcatgacatgatTATATGCACCCATAAAAGTCACTTTGTTtgcaaagtgggtgcactcatatcagagatgttggtaccaaccatataatagaatcaaaatcatcatatcagaatcagaatcagaatcagaattataaagttatgccaaaggtttttcaaatgcatatcatatcaaacagagtgctgaacatattcatatcatttccacaTATTCAAAAATGGATTCGGAACATGTTCATATAAtatgtacaaaattttcaattttcatattcgtcTTTTGCACATTTTAGAAAACAGCATGTCAAATATTACTTATGTTTGCACTAGTAATGtcagaaatattttctcttttataaaaatttgatgcGTAATGCAAAACACATAACTGCTgttatttttcacatttcttttcaaaacatatcctgcacattttcataaatcaacctcagttcattttcattttatgtaaagtctagcataggaacccatCTTACatgaactttttaacttttctaaatctttCCACAACCATGCCAAATGAATATCAATTGTCACCCGTACAAAATTCTAAAcattactaaacttctaaaaggaTTTGCTAAAACTCTTCATttacttaaattcatactacGAAAATagctttaataattatttagttatcagaaatctaataagtactatcatcattaaatgtatattcttaacttattataatataattttatcaaaatggaaaaacaacttaaattcctttcaaaaattaacttaatcatatttaaaactcatatctctATAAGCTattattgaaatcataatttaatactacTAACATATAATGTAATAGGAAATCGTAAATTTCTTAAACAATAGTAGTTCATAAAATATccttaataatacttatattaaaaatcattgtAAACTAataatcatatctaatttaaaactctttatttcatctaattaaagtgtttaaaataaaatattaaacactACAATTTActaccaaaatcaaattataaaattaatactaagtaatataattaaagcctttaaatattttctgtgaaATCAAGTTTATGGACTAGTATATTTATTCGAGTATAATTgtgcataattttaaaatactaaacacaacccaaattaaaataatacaataatttcttaatacaataaaataaagccCCATTTAAAATTGCTAACACAGTTTCTGTAAAGTACAACAAAATCCAATTTAAACATCAAGCTAGATGAAGTAGTTAACCCATTTAAAATGTTCTAACAGTTTCTGAATTGTAATAAACTAAAATTCAACCcgatttaaataataaaaataaaaaagtgaaaagtgaaaagaaaaaagcccATTTTAAACTAACCTTAGCCCACAAAACTCAACCTACTGTATGGGCGTGTTTTGGGAAACAACATAAATGGATATAGGCATTTTGGTAATTAGATTTACCCTCATAGATGCCAGATTATAGAGGGATAAATCTTTCCCATTTAAGAAAAGAGAGCTGCTACATGGTGCCCATTTTTCTGCACGAAACGCACGAATTTGCTGATGTAGATaagtaaaggaaaataaaataaaaaaatataataaaataacaaaaagtcaAATCAAagcttctttttactttttctcccTCGCATGTATAGTCTCCCATCCTTCTGCCCAGAAACGTCGAAaacaaggaaatatttttttcccgcACCGACGAATCGTTCATCCTCCGCTCCGCAGCATTTCACGCGTCCAAGAGAAGGTAATCACCTCTCTCTCCCTGGTCTGTGTAATATGTGTGCAAGGGAAGgaatttataaacatatttttttgagtAAAATACGTGTATAAATGATCTGTAAATTTTGGATAATCTGAGATTACTCTCTTTacattttatcttcatttatatgtgtatttaatgatttttaacTAAATTGATAGCACccattttatctttatttatccAAAGAAAACTAATTGTCCAAAGATTCCAAAATGCCAAAAAACCCACCCCTGGGGTGGGATTTAACAAACTAGGAGTGAAATTACAAAATGCCCCTTACAACTACCTTCTTGCAACATAAAGTAAAACTGCATCGTTTAAGGAAATAAAACTATGTGTTTAACACTTAAACAAAACTACATCGTTTAACCACTAAAATAAAGCTGCGTCGTTTCCTTCCCATCCGTGCGACGTCGTCTGGTAATTGATAAGGCTCCCCGAACCCCAACTTCACTTCACATTTGCTttcatccctctctctcatatttGATCTTCCTTCTTCAGAGACTCAAGTTCCCACCTTTAACCCTTCTCTGATCTCCTTCCATGAAGCTTTGTAACAATCTCCCTACCTTATAAGACCTAGTCCATAAGGTGTGGATACAAAGCCCTAAGTTCCCACAGACTTTCACAATTGTTCTCCTCCTCTCGAGCGCCCACCCACTTGATCAAGGCATCTATCACGGCCTTGTCCCCTTGCTGCCTGAGACTTCGCTCAAGCACAGCCTTTGGCTCCATAGAAGGGCCAACGCGCCGAAGTTGTCAACGGACCCTGACGGTAAGGATCCGAACCAGGGTCTCGCTACTCCCTTTAGTGTCAGTGGGAAGGCTCGACACACGACCTCTCCCAGGAACCTTTGAAAGGTCATGTGGGTTTTGAATGTTTCCAAGTGTTCCAACCGGTCTTTGGACCCGTCGTACGCTTCCATCTAGGGGACTTTGAACTTAGTCAGAGAGGGACGTCCATGACTTCTGTGCTAGTGAGCAGCTGGTCTAAAGAGGATGAAGCACCCATTCGCTTAGCCATTTCAGCGTACTTGTCCCCGAGCTCCCGGAGCTCAAGGTGCATTCATGTGTCTCTCTTCTTCGGCCATAGCAATCTCAACGGCGTGTCGTGATTCGGTGTGCTCGTTGTGGCCAGGTTCTGCTCCTCCCCCTAGTTCTTCATTGGTTCTTCGAAACATCGCATTTTCTTTGGGAATGCATCGTTGTCAGCATGCGAAGGACATGCTTCTATAGgaaagatcccacagacggtgccaCTGTTGATGTCATGTGTCGCAGCTCGAGCAACTCTACGACGAGTCGGCCTATTCTTGCGAATATGGGGAAAtgatgtgtaacaccccgttcccggaggtccggagagttagctcttaacacttaacatcaaacatcaataacacaactataagatccagaaaaatcaataaaatattaatctatttaatcaactcaaaaatctatgttccttcatgggaATAACcatgaaattctcaataacataaattaaaaccctctaaaacttgaaaatgtccttaactcatcaaaatcataataacaaaaaataaaacagttttctAACTACGACTTTCAAGTAAGCATTTGTACCATCGGGCACTTATTTCATTACGAACGTCACACCTAGCTAACACTTCCTACTCTTAATCTCCAGctgaacatcaaaattatctgaaaaataattggagataaggggtgagttatcaacaactcagtaagcagaggacatatactagtatgtaaacatgagcatttacaaaatttagaatgcagaaacaaaatattttcttttagaatgcagagtcagaataacattttcataatgcagtgtcagaatatgttatcaaaaatatcagagcgaaagttcgaaaacattcataatcaaaatctatttggcataacataaactgaaacatcacatcttatcttatcatatcagaacaaatattatgtttaaccctcgtggtagggttgtgtaaaCCCTGGTAGCTAACCAAGCAGAAACATaatgtgaatctttcccttattcattctcgaagccccgagtgtgcacataggaaagaccacgcagaaaaccactttgtttccaaagtgggtgcaccagaaacagaaaagttggtaccaatccGAACAGAGAccatagttttacacccgtggtttGGTCAtaacagaacagaaacagaaccaGAATGTTataccaaaggttttcagaaatcacatcagcttatatcagagtacagaatatcttcagaatagaacaaaatcatatcacaacataatttatgcataaaatttcatattcgctctcttttcaaagttctgaaaagaatgtcaaaaataaactcatgtctacaccagtcatgacagaaaataatttcttcttaaacagaatctcatgaataatgcagaacaattaattgaagtagttcaaatttcttttcataatcaaatatgtatatttttcaaaaataacctcagctcattttattttaatgtaaagtctagcatagcAACCCCGTTTacctggatttcttagctttttcagaactttcctaaaaaatgtcgaacaaatattaaacgtcacctataaaataactACGTAATtatcgtaaattttcaattaatcacgtatttcgatatttaatcctaaacttctaaaatagcctatttaattcctcaaaacctagaattctcaaaataccatcaatatccacttaatcgaatttgTACCGACTAAGAATTTGATCGagcaagtattaagataattatagaactcaataaaaattaatattcaaaatatctaaaataccaacagcattttataaaaaaatagaatacattGATTACTAAAATTACCATAAAATAAGTcgtgaaaaactcatctcttaagaaaaataggtttacctctattaattaacaatattatcaaaatacaatataatacttaatgagacttaaagtaaaacccatataaatgtaaaaccaaaaataaaataaaaaacttctcacccgaaaacattaggttaaaactaccttccatatatatatatatatatatatatatatatatatatatatatatatattaggttaaaactagcaagtacccaagttaaaactttacttaaatAACATGCTAAAATACTTAAGGGATTTatgtaatcataattatataaaagtgtactattacataataaaatatgtaataagtTTAAAAGCCCGataatatatcatgtattaAAGGGTAATACggtaatttcatttaatctttgaaaactaacaaaaacctACGTAAATCAACATAACATGCACGGCAGGGCTTACTCACGGAGGAAATCACACGATAGCGAGGGGCTAGGCAGACGGCGGTGATCTAGGCGGAGTActgggcgagagagagagagagagagaga
Above is a genomic segment from Juglans microcarpa x Juglans regia isolate MS1-56 chromosome 1D, Jm3101_v1.0, whole genome shotgun sequence containing:
- the LOC121237541 gene encoding uncharacterized protein LOC121237541; translated protein: MKNTNGQTNEAASAGGGCERTFASPQLDPSLLLKHLLASKKAAATLQEASAESRIPLVDKKRTSKPNPQFLTNRKAGKAGASAPKLPQAAFKEGAASMETKAVVDSTTDDEDADEPNTARHSVPSTGQSHHLFLCDTKRNC